One window from the genome of Cryptomeria japonica chromosome 6, Sugi_1.0, whole genome shotgun sequence encodes:
- the LOC131038011 gene encoding bidirectional sugar transporter SWEET3b-like — translation MEREGPAEDEDMDYVSEGSAFALFMYGAPLSNFRGVMRKKTTGDMSGLPYAIGLLNCLVYTWYASPLISNGWDNALVMAINAIGRLLQFCFCGIYLLFAPPKPKRIMGMILGGVLVVFVSIAAASMWGIGAAHKKVLVGTTGMVASVILYGSPLSDIRTVVKSKSVECMSFYFSMFAFLGSVLWLVYGALSRDILIMAPNFLGIPLASTQMIIYCVYSQKSRARVEDVKLKVLTTISEETPKEKCTKLPLPQNDIEMQLEQKETIELTSK, via the exons ATGGAAAGAGAAGGCCCAGCAGAGGATGAAGATATGGATTATGTTTCCGAAG GAAGCGCATTTGCTTTGTTCATGTATGGCGCACCATT GAGTAACTTCCGAGGagtgatgaggaagaagacaacGGGGGACATGTCAGGGTTGCCATATGCAATAGGTCTCTTAAACTGTCTCGTTTACACCTGGTATGCCTCCCCTCTCATCAGCAATGGATGGGATAACGCTCTTGTCATGGCTATCAACGCCATAGGCCGCCTTCTTCAGTTTTGCTTCTGCGGCATCTATCTCCTCTTTGCTCCACCTAAACCCAAG AGAATAATGGGTATGATACTAGGAGGAGTCTTGGTGGTGTTTGTGAGCATTGCAGCAGCTTCCATGTGGGGAATAGGGGCAGCCCATAAGAAAGTGCTCGTAGGAACTACTGGAATGGTTGCCTCTGTCATTCTCTATGGTTCTCCACTCTCAGATATT AGAACTGTAGTTAAGAGCAAGAGTGTGGAGTGCATGTCCTTCTACTTCTCAATGTTTGCTTTCCTGGGCAGCGTGTTGTGGCTGGTGTATGGTGCTTTGAGTAGAGATATTCTTATCATG GCTCCTAATTTCCTTGGAATACCACTGGCTTCGACCCAGATGATAATATATTGCGTTTATAGCCAAAAGAGCCGAGCACGAGTTGAAGATGTAAAACTGAAAGTATTGACTACGATTTCAGAAGAAACACCTAAAGAAAAGTGCACCAAACTTCCTCTTCCTCAGAATGACATAGAAATGCAGCTGGAGCAGAAGGAAACCATTGAACTAACTTCAAAATAA